The genomic stretch CATCTGGCAGATGATTCGTGAAAAACTCATCCTTCCGTACCTCGACGTCGATCTCAAATATTTCGACCTGGGCATGGAGCATCGCGACGCGACCGACGATAAAGTGACTGTCGATTCGGCGATGGCGACCTTGAAATATGGCGTCGCGGTGAAATGCGCGACCATCACTCCCGATGAGGCGCGCGTCAAGGAATTCAATCTGAAGCAGATGTGGAAAAGCCCGAACGGTACCATCCGCAACATTCTCGATGGCACGATTTTCCGTGAGCCGATTATTTGCAAAAACGTGCCGCGACTGGTAAGCCACTGGGACAAGCCCGTTGTCGTGGCCCGTCATGGGTTTGGCGACCAGTATCGCGCCACCGATTTTCAATTCCCCGGTCCAGGCACCCTGACAATGTCATTCAAGCCGGCAGACGGCAGCCCGTCCATTGAGCGCGAAGTGTTCAAGTCACCCGGCGCCGGAATTGCTTTGGCGATGTATAACCTTGATGACTCCATCAAGGGCTTTGCCCGTGCCTGCCTGACCTACGGCCTCGAACGCAACTATTCGGTTTATCTTTCGACCAAGAACACTATCCTGAAAGTGTACGACGGCCGTTTCAAGAATCTTTTCCAGGAAATCTACGACGCGGAATTCGCCGGCAAATATGAAGCCGCCAAATTGACGTATGAACATCGCCTGATCGACGACATGGTCGCCGCCAACATGAAGTGGACCGGTGGCTACTTGTGGGCCTGCAAGAATTATGACGGTGATGTGCAATCCGATACCGTTGCGCAAGGCTACGGATCGCTGGGCCTGATGACGTCGGTATTGATGTCGCCGGACGGCAAGACCGTGGAAGCCGAGGCGGCACACGGCACTGTCACGCGGCACTACCGCATGCATCAGCAGGGAAAACCGACCTCGACCAATCCGATCGCGTCCATCTACGCTTGGACGCGCGGCCTGATTTTCCGCGGCAAGATGGACAGCACGCCGGAAGTGGTGAAATTTGCCGAGTTGCTGGAGAAGGTCTGCGTGGATGTTGTGGAATCGGGCCGGATGACCAAGGATTTGGCAATTCTGATTCGTCCTGATCACCCGTACCTTACGACCGAAGAGTTTCTCGGGGCAGTCGATTCCGAGCTCAAGGGCCGCATGCATTAAACGTATCGTTGCTTGAAGACCCGTGGACGGCTTTGTGGAGAAATTCGCAAAGCCGTTTTCATTGAAAAGGATGAAATGACGGAAACTATTTTCGTTTGGGCGATTCGAAGCGTATTCGAATCTGGTTCAACAAAATCATCGGGAGCGCAGTATGAAAAGGCAAATTTTGACGGCAATACTCACCGTGCTGGCCGCATCTTCAAGCGTTGCCTTCGCCGCTGCATCGGTTGGACAACCCGCCCCGGCTTTCACAATGGCCGATCTCAATGGGAAGCAGGTGAAACTGGCTGATTTCAGGGGCAAGCACGTGGTTCTGGAATGGCACAACCCGCATTGTCCCTTCGTGATGAAGCACTACGACAGCGGAAACATGCCTGGTTTGCAAAGCAAATATGACGGCCAGGACATAGTGTGGTTGTCGATAAACTCCACGCATCCCGGCCATCAGGACTACGAAAGCGCCGACAAACTCAAGCGCTATCTGGCTGAAAAAAAAGCCTCACCCGATGCCTACCTGATTGACGCCGACGGCAAGACCGGAATGGAGTACGCCGCCAAGACCACGCCGCACATGTATGTGATCAATCCGGCGGGCATGCTGGTCTACGCAGGCGCCATCGACGACAAACGCTCCACGAGTATCGACGACATTAAAACCGCGCGGAATTACCTGGTTGCCGCCGTGGACGAATCGAAAGCCGGAAAACCAGTTTCAACGGCAACGACCCAGCCATACGGATGCAGTGTCAAGTACCGCTGACATGGCGAAGCAAGGGACGGTATTGCATCCGACACTAATACCCCACCGGAAGATTCTCATTCAGGATCGTGATGGACTTGCGCTGTACCGCGATGTAACCCTGTTCGGTTAGCGACTTCAAGGTACGGTTGACCATTTCTCGTGAGGCACCAATCATGCCGGCCAGATCCTTCTGCGTGAATTGTTTGCCCACGACGCGATGACCGTGGGACATGATGGCCAACTCCAGCAACGTGCGTGAGACACGGCTGGAGATATTCATCAGCGCGAGCGTCCCGATCTGGCGGTCAGCATGCCGCAGACGCGCAGCCATGCTGGCCATTACCTTGCGCGCAACGTCAGGCGATTGTTCAATGGCTTTCGCAAAACTCTCGTAGGACAGGGTATGCAAATGCGTGCGCTCCAGCGCTTCCACGTTGGCGGTACGCGGCCGCATATCGAACATCGAAATCTCGCCGAAGAATTCGCCTGCTCCAAGGGTGCTCACAATGACTTCCCGGTCCGTATCCGGCATATCGGTCAGGTAGACCTTTACCTGGCCGGCGAGGATGATAAAAATGGTTTCGGCAACTTCATCCTGGCGAAGTATTATTTCTCCCTTCTCGACCGTACGCATGGTCATGTGCGCGCCAATGCGGTCAAGTTGCGCGGGCGTGAGATTGCTGAACAGGGGAATGACGTTTAGCACGGGGCCTTGAGGATTCGTTCGACGGAATGTTCGACGGACTTGTTCGACAACAAGCGGGAATTACGACATTTAGTATGAAGCAGGCAAGCGGGCCAAACTGTGAACTTGCTCACACTATTGCCTGGTCACGCCGTCATTTTGTGCCGGGCAGCCAGCGTGCCGCGATTTGTTTGATGATATGCAGTCGCTGATGAAAAAAATGATCCGCACCAGGCACCACCACGACAGGGATATTACGCGGACGCGCCCAGTCGAGTGAGTCGATCAGTGGAACGGTGTCGTCCTGTTCGCCATGAATAATCAACGTACTTTCTGGTATGGTGCCGCTCGCGGGCGGGTCTTGCCACTGGGTAATGCGCTTGAGCGACGGTGCCACGAGGATCATCTCCACCGCCTTGACTCCCGCGCTGGCGGCGAGCGTTATCGCGCCGCCAAAGGAAAACCCGGAGAGCCACAAAGGCAGCCCGGGATTGAGCGCGCACGCATGCCGGATGACCATCAGCATGTCGTCAGTCTCGCCACGCCCCTCATCATGCGTACCCTCAGTCCTGCCGACACCGCGAAAATTGAACCGCCATGTCGCCGCACCGGCGTCCGTGCATGCGCGTGCCATGCTGGTGACAACCTTGTTGTCCATGGTGCCCCCAAACAGGGGATGCGGATGGGCGACCACCGCGACGGCACACAATCTGGCCGCCTCCGGAATATTTGCTGCGACTTCGATGGTGCCTGCGCTGCCGGCAATCAGGGATTTTGAAACGTGCACGGGACGTGTCATTATCGAGAGATTATATTTTCAGCCGTTCAACTATGCGGCCATTCTGCAAGTGTTCGGAGACGATCTCGTCGATATCAGTCTTGTCGACATAGGTGTACCAGACATCATCGGGATACACCACTATTACCGGCCCCTCCGAACATCGATCGAGACAGCCGGATGAATTGATACGCACCTTTCCTTGTCCATTCATCTTCAGTTTCTTGATGCAATCTTTTGCATATCCGCGCACACCTTCCGCGTCGTGCTGATTGCAGCATTGGCTTCCGTCTTTGCGCTGATTCACACAAAAAAATACGTGGTGCTTGTAGTAGCCCATCATCGTTTCCAAAAAGGGGAAGTCAACATTATCTATTGGGATTCGCGGTGTTTCACGAAAATCCATGCCGCCAGCAGAAATGCAAGGAGTGGCCAGATTTCGTGGATCCAGCGCGTCAGGCTGGCAAAACTGATCAAGTGTCCATGCGGCCAGTTGAGCAATCGCATTGTTTCATCGAAGGCACCGTAAATGCTCGTCATCTTCGCCATCAGTCCGCCGGCGAAAATGAATAGCGTCGCGCAAAAAGCCCGCCATCGATAGCCCAGGCGTGAAAAATAGGCGAAAAGTAACAATCCACCACTGAGTCCGATCACCGTGGCCGGCGCCAGCCAACCTACCATTTGCGGCGCTTTCAACATCAACGATGCGGTGGACACCTTGGTAAACAAGCCCAGCGCAAGAATCAGCACCACGTTCAGGATCACGCGTTTGCCGGGCTGAAGCCATAACGACAGGAAGAGCGCAAATCCACATACATTCAGGGTAATCCCCACGGCCTGTGGCAACAGTATCAGTGGATCATATGGCGTCTGCGCGGTTGCCACGTCGAATGGATTTGCAATGTGACCTGCTTCAAAAAATGGGATGACCGGATTCAATTGTGCAAAAAACCACGCCCCGAGCAGCAGCAGGCCCCAACTGCATGCGTCACCTCGCGCAAAGTGACGATACCGCCAGCGCAAGACCCTGGCCAATTGCGCCCGCCCCCATCGGCTGACCAGAATGCTGGCACCCATAAATGTACCGGCGGCATTGGCGATGAGATCCAGCGGTGATGCCACGCGTACGGGCAACATCGTCTGCAGGCTCTCCATCGTGGCCGATAACACAAACCCCGCAAGGACGGTCCATGCCAGGACCCTGAGGGGTTCATCGGTTCGGTCACGCCAGCGCGGTGTACGCATTTGCATCGCCGCGAGCATGCCGCCAAAGGGCAGATAGGCAAGTACATTCAGCGCCACGTCGAACCCGTTCAGGTAACGTGGCCATACAAACAGGCCGAACGACTCTGGTGTTCGCCAGCCGAAAAAGGGATTCAGGCTGGCATAGATGATGGCCATCGTGTATACGGCCAACGCTCCGCGGCCGACCCGGTTCCCGGCGTTGGCTATCGAGGGTTCTGTGGCGGATACATTGCCAATGATCGGTGACGACATGTTGAAATTGTCGCCCAATTCTCGGTTGCCGGGCGGAAGTTTAGCGGTGGCTATGCCGTGATTAAGCCGTGGTCAAGCGATCACCAAGCGTCTGCTGGTTTCAGCTCGCGCAGATAGCGCTCGGCGTTCGCGACGTAATGTTGCGATATCCAGCGGATCATTTTTACTTCATCGTCCTGAAGCTGGCGGATGACCCGGCCCGGCGAACCGAGCACCAATGAACGATCGGGGATCACTTTGCCTTCGGGAACCAGGGAATTCGCGCCGATCAGGCATTCGCGGCCAATGACGGCGCGATTCAGCACGACGGCTTTGATGCCGATGAGCGAGCCTTCTTTCACCGTACAGCCATGCAACATCGCCAAATGGCCGACGCTCACGTCATTTTCCAGCAGCAGCGGTACGCCTTCATCCGAGTGCAATACCGAACCATCCTGGATGTTGACGTTTTCACCCAGTGTGATGCGGTCGTTATCACCGCGAATTACCACGCTCCACCAGACGCTGGTATTTTTGCCCAGCACCACGTTTCCCACCACCGCCGCATTGGCGGCGATGTAATTGTTGCCCTGGAGTTGCGGCGTGAAGGCGCCAAGAGAATAAATCATGTTTTCCTCAAACAATAACGAATCTGGTACTTCGTTGCGGACCGCGCTAGCCTTAGCCAGAGAATTGACATCTCACCTGGCATATCAAAAATAGGAATATGTAAACGCAAGCACTGGCGCGCCTCTTCAGGCATTTATCGCCTGTAAAGCCCGCCGATGCTAGAGTTTCACCTTTTATTGAATATTTCTGCTACCGGCCCTGCCCGCGATTCGCACTTGCGCCGCGAATCAACGTGCCAACACCTTCGCTGGTCAGCACCTCCAGCAGCAATGCATGTGGTACACGA from Betaproteobacteria bacterium encodes the following:
- a CDS encoding VanZ family protein, whose product is MSSPIIGNVSATEPSIANAGNRVGRGALAVYTMAIIYASLNPFFGWRTPESFGLFVWPRYLNGFDVALNVLAYLPFGGMLAAMQMRTPRWRDRTDEPLRVLAWTVLAGFVLSATMESLQTMLPVRVASPLDLIANAAGTFMGASILVSRWGRAQLARVLRWRYRHFARGDACSWGLLLLGAWFFAQLNPVIPFFEAGHIANPFDVATAQTPYDPLILLPQAVGITLNVCGFALFLSLWLQPGKRVILNVVLILALGLFTKVSTASLMLKAPQMVGWLAPATVIGLSGGLLLFAYFSRLGYRWRAFCATLFIFAGGLMAKMTSIYGAFDETMRLLNWPHGHLISFASLTRWIHEIWPLLAFLLAAWIFVKHRESQ
- a CDS encoding NADP-dependent isocitrate dehydrogenase, whose translation is MAKIKVKNPIVEMDGDEMTRIIWQMIREKLILPYLDVDLKYFDLGMEHRDATDDKVTVDSAMATLKYGVAVKCATITPDEARVKEFNLKQMWKSPNGTIRNILDGTIFREPIICKNVPRLVSHWDKPVVVARHGFGDQYRATDFQFPGPGTLTMSFKPADGSPSIEREVFKSPGAGIALAMYNLDDSIKGFARACLTYGLERNYSVYLSTKNTILKVYDGRFKNLFQEIYDAEFAGKYEAAKLTYEHRLIDDMVAANMKWTGGYLWACKNYDGDVQSDTVAQGYGSLGLMTSVLMSPDGKTVEAEAAHGTVTRHYRMHQQGKPTSTNPIASIYAWTRGLIFRGKMDSTPEVVKFAELLEKVCVDVVESGRMTKDLAILIRPDHPYLTTEEFLGAVDSELKGRMH
- a CDS encoding alpha/beta hydrolase, which codes for MTRPVHVSKSLIAGSAGTIEVAANIPEAARLCAVAVVAHPHPLFGGTMDNKVVTSMARACTDAGAATWRFNFRGVGRTEGTHDEGRGETDDMLMVIRHACALNPGLPLWLSGFSFGGAITLAASAGVKAVEMILVAPSLKRITQWQDPPASGTIPESTLIIHGEQDDTVPLIDSLDWARPRNIPVVVVPGADHFFHQRLHIIKQIAARWLPGTK
- a CDS encoding (2Fe-2S) ferredoxin domain-containing protein; this encodes MGYYKHHVFFCVNQRKDGSQCCNQHDAEGVRGYAKDCIKKLKMNGQGKVRINSSGCLDRCSEGPVIVVYPDDVWYTYVDKTDIDEIVSEHLQNGRIVERLKI
- a CDS encoding gamma carbonic anhydrase family protein, which produces MIYSLGAFTPQLQGNNYIAANAAVVGNVVLGKNTSVWWSVVIRGDNDRITLGENVNIQDGSVLHSDEGVPLLLENDVSVGHLAMLHGCTVKEGSLIGIKAVVLNRAVIGRECLIGANSLVPEGKVIPDRSLVLGSPGRVIRQLQDDEVKMIRWISQHYVANAERYLRELKPADAW
- a CDS encoding thioredoxin family protein; protein product: MKRQILTAILTVLAASSSVAFAAASVGQPAPAFTMADLNGKQVKLADFRGKHVVLEWHNPHCPFVMKHYDSGNMPGLQSKYDGQDIVWLSINSTHPGHQDYESADKLKRYLAEKKASPDAYLIDADGKTGMEYAAKTTPHMYVINPAGMLVYAGAIDDKRSTSIDDIKTARNYLVAAVDESKAGKPVSTATTQPYGCSVKYR
- a CDS encoding Crp/Fnr family transcriptional regulator, yielding MLNVIPLFSNLTPAQLDRIGAHMTMRTVEKGEIILRQDEVAETIFIILAGQVKVYLTDMPDTDREVIVSTLGAGEFFGEISMFDMRPRTANVEALERTHLHTLSYESFAKAIEQSPDVARKVMASMAARLRHADRQIGTLALMNISSRVSRTLLELAIMSHGHRVVGKQFTQKDLAGMIGASREMVNRTLKSLTEQGYIAVQRKSITILNENLPVGY